One genomic window of Mus pahari chromosome 23, PAHARI_EIJ_v1.1, whole genome shotgun sequence includes the following:
- the Cdk8 gene encoding cyclin-dependent kinase 8 isoform X9 has product MGFARLFNSPLKPLADLDPVVVTFWYRAPELLLGARHYTKAIDIWAIGCIFAELLTSEPIFHCRQEDIKTSNPYHHDQLDRIFNVMGFPADKDWEDIKKMPEHSTLMKDFRRNTYTNCSLIKYMEKHKVKPDSKAFHLLQKLLTMDPIKRITSEQAMQDPYFLEDPLPTSDVFAGCQIPYPKREFLTEEEPDEKGDKKNQQQQQGNNHTNGTGHPGNQDSGHAQGPPLKKVRVVPPTTTSGGLIMTSDYQRSNPHAAYPNPGPSTSQPQSSMGYSATSQQPPQYSHQTHRY; this is encoded by the exons ATGGGCTTTGCCCGGTTATTTAATTCGCCTTTGAAGCCCTTAGCAGATTTGGATCCAGTGGTTGTAACATTCTGGTACCGAGCTCCAGAGTTACTCCTCGGAGCGCGACATTATACCAAAGCGATTG atatttggGCTATAGGGTGTATATTTGCAGAACTACTAACGTCAGAACCAATATTTCACTGTCGACAAGAGGACATCAAAACTAGTAATCCTTATCACCATGACCAGCTGGACAGAATATTCAATGTAATGGGATTCCCTGCAG ATAAAGATTGGGAAGATATAAAAAAGATGCCCGAACATTCAACATTAATGAAAGATTTCAGAAGAAATAC GTATACCAATTGCAGCCTTATCAAGTATATGGAAAAGCATAAAGTTAAACCTGATAGTAAAGCATTCCACTTG CTTCAGAAGTTGCTCACTATGGACCCAATAAAGCGAATTACCTCAGAGCAGGCCATGCAGGACCCCTACTTCCTAGAAGACCCACTTCCCACATCAGA TGTTTTCGCCGGTTGTCAGATCCCGTATCCCAAACGAGAATTTTTAACAGAAGAAGAGCCTGATGAGAAAGGAGACAAA aagaaccagcagcagcagcagggcaaTAACCACACTAATGGAACTGGCCATCCAGGGAACCAGGACAGCGGCCACGCACAGGGGCCCCCCTTGAAGAAAGTGAGAGTTGTCCCTCCTACCACTACCTCAGGTGGACTCATCATGACCTCCGACTATCAG CGTTCCAATCCACATGCTGCTTATCCCAACCCTGGACCAAGCACATCACAGCCCCAGAGCAGCATGGGATACTCAGCTACCTCCCAGCAGCCTCCACAGTACTCACATCAGACACATCGGTACTGA